The genomic segment AGAATGATCGATCGGCGGCTCCGATCGCGCTACACTGCGCGGCACCGGAGGTGGCCATGCGCGTACTGGTGACCGGAGCGGCCAGTGGGATCGGGCGGGCGACGTGTCTGCGCTTGGCGCGCGACGCGCGGGAGCGGGGCGGGACGGCGAAAGTAGCGGCCCTCGACATCGGCCCGTCGCCCGGGCTCGACAGTCTGGCCGAGGAGCTCAGGAAGCTCGACGCCGAGGCACTCGTCCTCCACGGCGACATGGGGAGCCCCGACGCGCCGGCGCGCGCGGTCCGTGAGGCGGCCGAGCGCTTCGGCAGCCTGGACGGCCTCGTGAGCAACGCCGGGATCAACCGGCCGGGGCCGCTCGTGGACTACGGGGTCGAGGACTGGGACCGCGTCTTCGCGGTCAACACGCGCGCGACCTGGCTCCTCGCCAAGGCGGCCCACGCGGTGCTCAAGGTCTCGCGCGGCGCGATCGTGGCCGTCGGCTCCATGTCCGGGAGCAACGCGCACGCGAACCTCGGCGCGTACGGGCCGAGCAAGGCGGCCGTCATCATGCTCGTCCGCGTGCTGGCGCAGGAATTCGGGCGGGACGGCATCCGGGTCAACGCGGTGTCGCCCGGCATGGTGCGCACCGGCATGACGGCCCGGGTCTACGCCGACCCGCGGGTCGCCGCCGAGCGCGATGCCCTCGTCCCGCTCGGGCGCGTCGCGACTCCGGAGGACATGGCCGACGTCATCGCGTTCCTGCTCGGCCCCGACGCCCGCTACGTCAACGGCCACGACCTCATCGTGGACGGTGGCGTCGCCGGAAACTTCCTCGGCCGCCTGCCGGGGACCGCGCAGATCACGCGTGGCTGAGCCCGGGGAGGCGCTCCCCATGAAGTTCGGCGTCTTCATGGAGGAGATGCGGCGCGGCTCGAGCCAGGTCGAGGCGTTCGCCGAGGCCTTCGCCCTGGTGGACGCCGCCGAGGCCTGGGGCGTGGACGGCGTGTGGCTGGGCGAGATGCACTTCAACCCGGCGCGCTCGGTGCTCTCCGCGCCCATGGCTGTCGCCGGCGCCATCGCCGCGCGCACGCGCCGCCTGCGGGTCGGGACCGCGGTCCAGCTCCTCCCGCTGAACAACCCCCTGCGCATCGCCGAGGAGGTCGCGACGCTGGACCACCTGAGCCAGGGGCGCTTCGACTTCGGGATCGGCCGCAGCGGCTCCCCGCGCGCCTACGACGTGTTCGGGGTTCCCTACGAGGAGAGTCAGGCGCGCTTCCAGGAGGCGCTGGCGATCATCCTCGAGGCGTGGAAGGGCGAGCCGTTCAGCTACCGCGGCGAGTTCTACCGCTTCGAGAACGCTACCGTCGCCCCGCGCCCGTATTCGCTCCCCCACCCGCCCCTCCGGATGGCCGCGACGACCGCCGAGACCTTTCCTCAGGTCGGGCGCCTCGGACTCCCGATCTTCGTCGGGGTGCGCCTCATGGACACCGTCGAGCTCGCCCCGCATGTGCGGGCGTATCGCCGCGCGTGGCGTGAGGCGGGTCACCCGGGCGAGCCGAGCATCCACCTGCGCATCCCGGTCTACGCGGGGACGACGGAGGCGGGAGCGCTGGATGAGCCGCGCGAGAGCATCATGTACTACTTCGCGCGCCAGGCCGAGCTCGCCCGCTCGGCGGTGGGGCGCGCCGGCACCGGCCCCGCCGAGCAGCGGCAGGCCCGGGCCGACCAGCTCGCGGGCCTATCGTACGACGAGATCCTTCGCGGCAAGGTGGTGTTCGGCACCGCGGCCCGGCTGATCGATCGCCTCGGTGAGCTGCGCGAGGAGCTCGGCTTGAATGGTATCGTGGCGGAGCTGAACCCCGGCGGGCTCATCCCGGCCGAGCTGGAGCGGCGGAGCCTGCACGTCCTCACCCATCAGGTGATGCCGGCGTTCACGTAGGAGGGACCATGGCCAAGAAGATTCTCTTCGTCGGCGCCGGCGCCATCGGAAGCTACCTCGGCGCGTTCCTGTCGCGCGCCGGCCACGACGTGACGCTGGTCGATCCCTGGGCCGACCAGGTCGAGGCCATCCGCCAGCGCGGCCTCTCCGTCACCGGGCCCCACGAGCCGTTCGAGGCCCGGCCCGCGGCGGTCCACCTCCACGAGGCGAACCGCCTCCCGCGCGACTACGAGATCGCCTTCGTCGCCATGAAGGTCTACGACACGGCGTGGGCGGCCCAGCTCGCCCTCCGGCACCTCGGCCCCGACGGCTACGTCGTCGCCGCGGAGAACTGCTGGCCCGACCCGGTGGTGGCGGGCGTCGTGGGCGCCTCGCGCGCCGTGGGGCTCGTCATGTCCAAGATCGGCGTCGCGCTGTGGAAGCCGGGACAGGTCGAGCGCGGCATCGAGATGGGGCAAAGCAAGGGGCACGACGTCTTCCGGGCCGGCGAGCACGACGGGCGGGTCACGCCGCGCGTCACGGAGCTCGCGCAGATGCTCTCGGTGATCGACGGCGCCCAGGCCACGGAGAACCTCTGGGGCGAGCGCTGGGCCAAGCTCTGCGCGAACGCGATGGGCAATCCCGTCCAGGCCATGTCCGGGCTCGGCTCGCTCGAGATCGCGTCGAGCGAGGTCGGCCGCACCATCACGATCCACCTCGCGTCGGAGTCGGCGCGGGTCGGGCGGGCGCTC from the Candidatus Methylomirabilota bacterium genome contains:
- a CDS encoding LLM class flavin-dependent oxidoreductase; translated protein: MKFGVFMEEMRRGSSQVEAFAEAFALVDAAEAWGVDGVWLGEMHFNPARSVLSAPMAVAGAIAARTRRLRVGTAVQLLPLNNPLRIAEEVATLDHLSQGRFDFGIGRSGSPRAYDVFGVPYEESQARFQEALAIILEAWKGEPFSYRGEFYRFENATVAPRPYSLPHPPLRMAATTAETFPQVGRLGLPIFVGVRLMDTVELAPHVRAYRRAWREAGHPGEPSIHLRIPVYAGTTEAGALDEPRESIMYYFARQAELARSAVGRAGTGPAEQRQARADQLAGLSYDEILRGKVVFGTAARLIDRLGELREELGLNGIVAELNPGGLIPAELERRSLHVLTHQVMPAFT
- a CDS encoding 2-dehydropantoate 2-reductase; the encoded protein is MAKKILFVGAGAIGSYLGAFLSRAGHDVTLVDPWADQVEAIRQRGLSVTGPHEPFEARPAAVHLHEANRLPRDYEIAFVAMKVYDTAWAAQLALRHLGPDGYVVAAENCWPDPVVAGVVGASRAVGLVMSKIGVALWKPGQVERGIEMGQSKGHDVFRAGEHDGRVTPRVTELAQMLSVIDGAQATENLWGERWAKLCANAMGNPVQAMSGLGSLEIASSEVGRTITIHLASESARVGRALGYRVPKFNGAAAEDWAGADRRPTWEALDKMLTPTAATRRNWRASMAQDVAKGRPTEIDYMNGHVVAQGRERSVPTPVSSAVVEVVHEVETRTRKPEPGNIELALRSAGL
- a CDS encoding SDR family oxidoreductase; translation: MRVLVTGAASGIGRATCLRLARDARERGGTAKVAALDIGPSPGLDSLAEELRKLDAEALVLHGDMGSPDAPARAVREAAERFGSLDGLVSNAGINRPGPLVDYGVEDWDRVFAVNTRATWLLAKAAHAVLKVSRGAIVAVGSMSGSNAHANLGAYGPSKAAVIMLVRVLAQEFGRDGIRVNAVSPGMVRTGMTARVYADPRVAAERDALVPLGRVATPEDMADVIAFLLGPDARYVNGHDLIVDGGVAGNFLGRLPGTAQITRG